CCCACATTTCTAAGCCAAACTGAagtgttgataaggaagtttATTCAATCAAGAACAAGTTTGAAAAGTTTCACAGGTGTTCTATAAGTGCAGCAAGAGCGCTGTAATGCTGGTAACACTACTCGTCAGACAGTACCTCATAGTTTTGGTGGGGAAAGCATCACTGTCTGGACTGTGGCCCGCAGCGaaggttttaaattatactatactaTTACCAGTACACTATTTGTATACTATGTAAcccaatgtaatttatttcaatgtgaaaatatttacaagagAAATTCAATTATATGAAACAGAATTAGGACCTTAATAATTGACATACCAGAACAAGCTGAAGAAGTGCTACACCACCCAAAAGTCCAAAGCACATGGAACTGATAGGGATGAAAATCTTTTGAACCATAATGGCAACATCTAGTGGAGAATGTTCCTCCAGTCTGAAACCAAGgaaaattagaacattttaaatattgatatttttactaatCAACTTTCTTGTTCTATTAAAATCATGcctacaatattataaaacaatataaaattaagtgttttaaaataaaaataatatgtaattaccatctttagtttttgaaattaaattttataaaggtaTGATCATGTTAGGTTTTGTTTTTGCCGAAGTAAACAtgaattatcatttatttttttcatattcccATGATAAAACCAATAAATTTCATGTAGCACACTGCAGTTATTCTCACATTCAACGTGCTAAATTTGTCCTGAAGCCTAAAACGCACTGTGTGCACACAcacacttataaaaaataatcctattttcaaaattatcatctAGCAAAGAGAAAAGaactaagaatttttaataaatttgacttTGGAATAGAATAAATTGTGACTGTTTTTCTTCTGGatgttgtatgttttaaatgaatattatgctgtaaataaaataaaatttacctggTTGCTTGATGAGCCCAAAAGTTGTGGTCATTATGAGTAGAAAGTGCCTTGTCACGAGGTATCggaataaatttggttttgttttgaacATATATGTTATCTCCACCAATAACTGCAATTGCTCTGTCTCCATTTACTAATGATACTGGTTctgtaaaaaaagaacaaaatataattattgtcacacacacacacacgcgcgtgcgcacacgcgcgcacacacacacacacacacacacttaggctatatacttcaatttttttttaatacatacaaaaacactGAAATTTAATTATCCTCTATGAATATTCAGAAAAGGAATTATAGGTTTTGTAAGGttatcctttaaaaatttaatttaacgcACTGACTGCGATGGATGCACACTGCTACAgtgcataaaaaaatattgaaaaagacaATGTTAAATTCATTGCTAGCAATGGTTAAGCAGTAATGACCCTCACCTGACTGTCTATAGTTCGGTGAGCGGATTATGTCATCTCGCAGATCTCTCAATACAGCTGTTATTACAGTTGGCGCTGTAGTGTTGTGATTGCTCCCGGTGGTTGCTGATTTCTTTTGGGATTCATCTACAtcacatttacatattaattacatacataacaTTATCATATCACTTTTAAAGATGGGAGCACAGGCAGCAAATCTAGATATTTCAATGACCTTAATAAGTTACTGATTCACTAGGTCTGGCTGTCAGATTGGGCTGTGAGCAGTGTTCCAGTGAAACTTCTGTTTTCTACTGTTTTTCTGGAAAGGAACCTTCCAACAAGGAGACAGTTTGGCTGGCCTCACAGTTGCACCTTTTTGTTAGCATCCTACTTGTCTCTAAGTGAATTCTAACTGATTTGTCTATGCACCCAGttcaaatttttaacctttaGAATGAAAGCtccattcattttatatttgtttatacccCATCATAAATATGGTGACTTGAATTCAATGTATTCCAGGTTCAAAGTCATATACTAAGGTAACCCAGGTGAAATCAAACCTGTAACTTACTACCTGGACCAAAATTCCTCAGAAAGCTTACCTTACATCAGAAGCATTAATGTTTATAGAGTGCCTACAAAAAGAacgaatttatatattttctatgcCTTTTCAATTCATGCTaacatttatgaatataatttaaatacaaagtttGAAGGGGGTTTtaaatgtatgatttaaaaaatccatcacactccatcaaattattatttttttgtttagtaccatacaaaaatgtaaagttaataaactaatttactgATATGTTTAGTTTTACAATGTAAGTCTTCTTATGCCTAACATTGTCATGTCTGGTAATAGATTCACTATAAACACATCTGTAGATTGGACAGTACCTATTTAGAAACTTTAAGCGTGGAGGATCTATATGGCCTCAAGATGTAGAACAAgtggttttatatttgttttaggtttattgttgtcgtttttacttttataagtttattacttttatactatttttttataattccagtGCATTTACTGTTTACTGTTACTTATTATGATTGTTATTCCATTAAAATTGTACAGtagttgaaacatttaaaataattataggctgttaataaattatcaacagaaaatgtatttaatataaatgataatcatttttttatgagcACGTTTATAATGTAGGCTTAATAATTATGGATAATTTCCATGATAATGTCTGAACAAAGTGTAACTGAtgaattattaatagtttaaatattcctTCTTCgcttaaccctttcagtgctGCAGTATTTACATAGTATCTGATGTGAAATATGCATAAATTGCCAGCAACTACATAAAAGACGAtccgtattttattattatttcatatatcaCATATTTGATTTAACTAGTCATTTAGTTTACAACATACTCTGACAACCGAATAATTATttgtcaatatttagtaattggtttataatttatacctGCGAAATTGTTGGTTTTGAAGTGGGTTTCTACTTATAACAAATCTTTAAACTTTAGCCCCATGTTATAAATGGAATCTCTAATATATGGTCGGTAGGTAACTAGCATGCTCTCTTTAACATTATTCTTGTCTGAGACTTATCTAAATAAACacagtaatataaagtaatacatacatattactttactttataaggtaatttatgaaatgaaaatgttttttaattaccaTTCTGAAACAAGTCAACAACTGCTGAGGTCTTGCAGCTAAGTTGTTCCAATGTTGTTAGTTTTGTCCGAGAAACACTTCTGAAGCTCTTCTGTGACTCTCTTGAACCCTGACTTGCTTGTCTATCATCACTTTCTTCTGAGCTCTCATGTGTTTTTCTTTTCaagtgtaattttgtttttttaattccatcACTTTTTGACGGTGCAGAAGAATCAGAAGACATTTTGCATTCCAAAAGATCTGTctcctaaaattaattaaacagataCATAGTGAGCTATATAGGAGGATGGAAGGATCTTTGTAGAGAATGAACTGAAGGAATATAAAGGGATAGGAAATATATTGTAACATTGAGAATATTGTACTTGTAGAAGAAAGATAAATACACTGAAGGATTAGGAGAAGGTGATCAAAGAGACATTTTAAGAATAATGAAGGGAATGTTAAGAATGTAGGGAAATATATTCCAGAATGGACAATTATACAATTCAATTCTTAAGGGAAAAAGAATTAAGAAGAAATataagaacagaaagaaaacagcaAGGACTCAAACCTAGCAGATTACCATTGAGCCTTATATTCTTAGTAAAACAGCTTCTGAAAAGTTTTCATTGCTTAGTAGTTctagtttttgtaattattttaatacgactgtaacactgtttattattattaattgtattgctacTTTTGTAGTTATCAATCTATTTCACATGTTTAAACTTCTTgaataaaagaaattgtaaacATAAATGCAAAACAATTGGACGCCATGTAATAGTAATCATAAATTAGGAAATTTAgtgaaatactaaatatatatatttaaataggcaCTGCACAAatgataaatatacaataattaaatccATAAATTTCGGTAGGCCCTAACTCCTAAATTAAAAGTACTGATCAATTGATGCACAACGTAAACTACAAGTATgctgtaaaaattactaaaataacactCACATAATATGGTGACGGGTGGTGTTATttgttgcggtcatgtggtcaGTATGTGTGTTAAGAGTAATTGAATGTGTTTTcttgttcttaattttaaatttttcttgcttatatacatataaaagctttttcttttttactttaagtttgaAATCCATTTCAATacatagatttttactttaagttcatttaattttgtataggttaagcaattttgttatgttgatatgaggttgagtggtagaaaGGGCTTGATAGTTCTAACTCTGCCTCtataataaaggcattttttaatttcacttcaTTTACATAATGACTAAGTTAAATTAAGGCACCTGAACACAGTGCAGACAACAAGGAGACACTAGGTTCAAAGGCAGACACTATGGTAGAGGGGTGGGGAATACAGTACATTTTTGGAATAGCTAATTCAAAGAATTCACTCGAAACTAACCCGCCAATTCACTCGAAATTTGTTAGAGACCAATTACTAATGACATTGGTAATCTCAGCTTTCTTTCTTCTGTTCATtgtgggtagagtacgataaacAGACccgatttttatataaatattaacaaacgatattacttagttataacttttgatataatgaactgatactgatttttttaataataactaacttGTGTCAACTTCAAAcacttttcatataaaaaacgTATTGTCTGTTATAAACAATAACGCAGTCGAATGCTCATGGAAGATcgtaaaacaaagtttaaaaaatagcaTATCAGCCGATCTGTTTGAAGACCATTTATATAtgagtatttgtacagaagagaagttCAGTTTTCTAGAGGTAATGCTTTGAACAACTTCTTGTCTTAATCATTGCCAGGAGAAAACATAAAGAGTTACGCATATTTCATATTatagatttttgttattatttcattttaatttatgagttttttcTACTTCAAGTTCtattgtttgtttgattgttataGCTCCTTTATTATTCATGATATTGCcactatttgtattatattaatcattcaaatttcaaatatgattgtTCTTCTTactatagatatgttgatataATTGATAGACGCATATTGGATACATGAAAAGTATAGATGATtatactaatcaatataaaaaccgggtctgtTTATCGTACTCTGCCCTTTATTGTATGTGACAGTATTTGTATGATGATCctaaaattaaaactgaagttCTTTCAAACTCTGTTACATTTGTTTCTCAAATGTGGCTGTAATGTTTGGAAACAAAATTCAtaaacggggggggggggggggttctctTAATTATAGGccattttatcattataattgattatatgattattataatatgattGTCTTCATGAAGTAGATTGCCACATATTATTATGACTCTATATATGATCATATCACAATGTAGTGCACTAGGCCTATGTTAGTGTCTCTGAGAGGCACTATagataaatagatatttttttaaatatacat
The Homalodisca vitripennis isolate AUS2020 chromosome 4, UT_GWSS_2.1, whole genome shotgun sequence DNA segment above includes these coding regions:
- the LOC124359281 gene encoding uncharacterized protein LOC124359281, with the protein product MSSDSSAPSKSDGIKKTKLHLKRKTHESSEESDDRQASQGSRESQKSFRSVSRTKLTTLEQLSCKTSAVVDLFQNDESQKKSATTGSNHNTTAPTVITAVLRDLRDDIIRSPNYRQSEPVSLVNGDRAIAVIGGDNIYVQNKTKFIPIPRDKALSTHNDHNFWAHQATRLEEHSPLDVAIMVQKIFIPISSMCFGLLGGVALLQLVLVNSLVGGGTDIDRKFFLQSYSRFAELTPLLFYILLAVCIISVLDRISVDHDTIIYQPSWIVVGVYILTLILTLSCASYDDMIVLYPQNKTLFQDHMKTQELLSDWQLLNTLRCLFAILGWILFSLTSPPDLLLQHLVQVKQFEHKKQRIPLQSSLT